The bacterium genome segment CAGGCCCCGTCCAGGAACACCATGTGCGATCTCACCTGAACAGGCTCTCGATGTCGGCCTCGGTCAACTCCTCGATCCCCCCGGTCTCCGCGTCGCTGGCCGCGAGGGCGGCCTCCATGACCCCGGCGAGACGCGCCGAGGCCTGCCGGACGCGCAGGCGGACGAGGCCGACCGAGGAGCGCCGGTCGAAGACGACCACGAGGATGAGGCGATCCGCCACGACGGAGAGGTGCATGTGGTCCCGCTCCCCTTCGTGGAAGAGGATGGAGAACTCCCTCTCGCCGATGAGGTTGGCGAGCGCCCCGGTGGCGGCGATGTTCCCCGCGGCG includes the following:
- a CDS encoding roadblock/LC7 domain-containing protein, coding for MSQGNFILREPEYDALLAILRKLLADASGKVVFLVDKNGTLLAAAGDAVGFDTTSLASLAAGNIAATGALANLIGEREFSILFHEGERDHMHLSVVADRLILVVVFDRRSSVGLVRLRVRQASARLAGVMEAALAASDAETGGIEELTEADIESLFR